The stretch of DNA TAATGTACGATTTTCGTTTGCAGCCAAATTGGGTAGGCAATCTAAAATATAGACTTTTGCACTAATTTCTGCAACAAAATCTATAACCTCTTCTTCTAATCTGCCATTACCCGAAAATCCCAGATTGATTAACGGTCTATCCATTTTTCGTTCCAAAATTGAGGTCCAGGCCATCCCCGGACGCGATGCACAAGCTCCTTGAGCTATGGAAGTACCGTAAACGACTATTGGTTTTTCTTCACGAATAGGTAATGGCATAAAAAGCGATTCTTTAGGCACACCAATTTTTAAGGAATCTACAGTATTATAAAGAGGTAGAATTAATTTATATTCTCTGCCTTTAGCATGATAGGCATCATTTGGTTTGAGTTTAACATAATGGTATGTAGAATAGTCACCAAAAGAATAATCTCCTTTAACCCAAACCCATTGACCATCACTGTTTTTTGCATATAAATCCAATCCACTTACACCAGTTGAAGGCATGTGAGGCATAGAAAGACTGCCTTTTAATTTATATTTTACTGATATTTCTGAAGCATTACTTGTGAATCGAATGGATAATCCCGCAGTATTTTTTGATAGATTCCAAAGTGGTTTTCTAACTTTTTCTTTTGCTTCTAATGGAAGACGATCAAATCCTGACTCTAAATTCTTAAACCATCCTTGTCCCTCAATTACTTGAAACTCACAATTTAAAGGATGCCACCAACTTAAGCCATTGTCCTCTTGAGAATTGATGATTTGACTTTGGAATATTAAAACAATAGAAATTAAAAAAAACCTCGACTTCATAAATTACTTACGCTATTATTATTAGGCAAACCAACACTTACTAACTCAGGTATAAAAATAATTATTTTTTTATAAATTATAGTCAAAGGTTGATTATTCAGACACTACAATTCAAACTCTGCCAGGACAGGATAATGATCGGATAAATAATAGGTCTCTTTTTGATTAAGCACTTTAGCATTAATGCACTTTTCGGCAAGAAAAGGAGATGCTAAAATATAATCTATCCGTTTGGAATTCTCATTTGGTTTATCTCCTTTTTTGGTTTCAAAAACTCTGGTAGGACAACTGATTCTATTATCCCACCCCGTAGTATATCTTTGAGTTACATCAATTAACGGATATCCTAAAAGAGCCCCCATTACCCCATACTCAAGGTCTCCATGACATAAATTTCTAACATGATCATGCTCGACTTCGGAAGCTTTCATAGTACTTATAAGGTTTGCCTTATTTTTATATAAATCTGCATCAAAAGGAGAAACCGCATTAAAATCCCCTAGTACAATATATTTATTTTGCTCTTTTGAAATTTGGAATAGCTTTTCTAAAATTGTTTTTGCTTCAAGATGTCTCTTTTTATAACTAAAAGGAGAAAAATGAATCACAAAAAAATCAATACCATTTGTTTTACAATGTAATGCCCCATGATGCATACCATCTAATATTTTTGCCTTTACTTGTATTGGCTTATTAGATGTTATACCTACTGGATACCCTGAAGTTTTTAAAATCTCGGCATAAGGATGTCCCCATTTTTTCGCTTCTCTCAACAATGTCTCTTGGGTATAGCCGCATAATTCCTGAAGCGCCAAAACATCTGGTTTATGAAAATCTACCCATGTAACAAATTCATCTCTACGTGCTTCATCTTTACCCCAATCAAAACCATTCCATATATTATAGGTCATTATTTTTATGGTTTTAGAATCTTCTAGATCATTAGGTTTATGTTGAAATGATGAGGTTATTACAACAATTACAGCAATTAAAAAGGCCCTGTGTATCATATTTATCTATGTTGTTTCTTTAAGAGTACTATAACTCCAATACTTATTATAACTAAAAAGACTACTAAAGAGTAAATCAATATTGTATTTCCGCCATTACTATTTTCTTCAGCAGTTTTTACTTCAGTATGTTCAATTTCCGGAATATCGTTAAATTCTTCTTCTAAATTAATAACAACGGGTTCAAAAGAGACTCCATCGGGGTCTTTAGGCACTTTATTTTCAATAGCAAGGATTCTGCTCATTTCTGTTAAAACCATTGGATTATCTACATCAAACCCTAGTCTATCACTTAAACCTTGTCGTGTTTTTTTAGGCCAGTTTAGTGGTATTTGATATCCTAACATCCATTTTCTATCTAAACCACACTCACAGTCGGCGCCGATAATAGATAATAATTTATAAACATCCCCTTTTACTATACTTTCATAATCAATTTTCTCTCCCATTATTCGTCCTTTACCATAGATCACAAAAGCTATTGGTTTTTCAGGCTTCTTTTCTATACCGAGGCTCCATAGTAGTACTTTTTCTTTATCGAATTGAGAACTTGGTATCACTATCATATCTGGCCCAACCTCTACTTGCTTAGGCATATTAGGCATAATATTTTCGATATGTTCGCAAGCTTTTAAAACAGTCCTTTTCGCTAAATCATTTTCGGTTTTAGAGGTTCCTTCAATTAAAATAACCGATGCGTATTGATTGGGCAGTTTGCTTAGCAATTGTTTTTGAACTGGCGAAGACATGATGTTGTCTACTAAATGAGCATCCGTTATTGCAATCATTCTATGATCTTGATCTACCAATACATACGCAGGAAAACTTAATTGCTGTTGTTCTACAAATTTGGTAATAGCACTATTTTTATCTTCTTTAAGGTGAAATCCAATGGGTTTTATATTAGACTCTGAAAATTGTGCTGCTAATTGATTGGGGAACATAGCTCCATTTTCATCTACACGATAAATAACATAGGTTACTTTAGATAAGGTAGAGAACCCTATTTCACGAATGGTATATCTGCAAGCTTCAGCCGATGTAATGTACATGGCAAAAAGTAACCCTAATATTATTTTTAAATTATTCATGTGTTTACTTTTATTGTTTTTAATGAACACCTGTCCAACTATAACGGAATGTAACCTTTCATCAAATTCTATATTACTTCAAACCAAAAGTTGTTACAACAAATGCATGATCTGATGGAAACATAACAGGATGATAATCTACCACTTCAGAAGAAATCGTTCTTAATTTATTTCCTTTATAAAAAATAAAGTCTATCCTGTCTTTTACAAATCTTTCATCTTTTTGTTCATAACTATAAGGCCAATAAGAATAACCAGGATACTTTAAAGGACTTGGTTTTACTTTTCTATAGCTGTCTATATAACCTGCTTTATCCATTTCTTTAGTAACAGGCCAATCAATGACATAACCCAGGTGAGACCCTTTGGTTTCTTCTGTCCAATCTAAATGTGAATTGGTATTAAAATCGCCAGCCATTATAATAGGCGTATTATTTGCATTTTCTGTATAAGTGCTAATATCTTTTAATATTGTTTTTATTTCTGCCAATCGTGATTTAGTTTCATCTTTTTCTAATTCTTTTGCAGTCATTTTACCTATTCGAACATTTTTACTATAATCTGGTAAATAGTCTAGCCAAGTATCAAAAATTACTATTTCTTGTTGTTCTCCTAATTGTAATATAGCTCCTCCAAAATTAAAAGCATCAAAGCCTTTTATGGTTTCTTTCATTGGATATCGGCTCATAATGGATAAGTTAGAGCTAATTAAATAAAAATGATACCCTAAAGCATCTGCAATTTTTTCACCAGAACCATAGGTTTCTATAAGTGTAATGACATCTGCATGGGTATTTTTTATGGATTCAATGACCCGCTTTAAATTAACATGGGTGCCAAATTCTCTACCACCACCCCAAATATTCCAAGACATCAATTTTATTTGATTAACAGGATTGCTATTTAATGCTTCTAAAGAAAAATACTGTTGGTATGCTTTACTAACAGTATCTGAGGTAATAACATCATCCCATATTTTAATATTATCCAAATATCCGTTAAAGGCTTCCATTTGCCCTAAATAACTCCAATTAGAAGCTGTACCGCCAATGGTTGTTATCCATTCACTAGACAAGTCTTTTAATCCGGGGGTATTATATATGGCTACATTAATGCCATCATAATACATCCAAACCTCATCTTTATCTTGGTTTACTGTAATTGCTATTTGATGCCATTCTCCGTCATTGATTGGCATTCTGGCAGCACTTGGTTTGTATATATAATGTTTCTTTCCATCACTTATAGAAAATATCCAGCCTCCATTTTCTGTGCTGGAAATCAGCCAGCCTTTATGTTCTTTATCACTATTTTTTTTATTGCCTATGATAGGTGTTCCTTGTTGAGCATCAGGCAAGGTTTTTACCCATATTTGAACTGAAAATGATTGTTTTTCTTTATATTCAAGCTCCATTGCCTCTTGCAATTTTAAAGGCATTCGCAAAGCTACATTTTCTGAAAGATCAAGTGCTCTTCCGCTTAAGCCTTTAGTAAAATTATATTGCTGCGCTGCCAATATGTGAGGGGGTGGACTTTCAACCGATTTTTCTTGATAGGCTATTTTACCTGAATCAAAATTAATATTGATAATTGGTTCTTGACAAATAGCTATTGCAGACACAAATAGTATGACTATTAATAAACTTTTTTTCATTTTTAATAATTTCAATTTCACAAAACAATTTTGTGAGTTTTAAACTAACTCAATCACAAATTATTATCTCCATTATTTAGCATCAATTCTATGATAGGCTATTATACAATACTAAACTCCATGTATGATTAATGATATAAAAAAGTAGAGGGAATTGTTTGCTTTTCCAGATTAGGGCCTTCAATTTGCAAATCGTAACCTGAAGGGCCTTCTGCCACAAAATGATCAACCATAATAGGATGTAACCCCTTTTTTAAAGGAACTATTTTACTCACTTCTTTATTACCTTTACTTTCTATTTCTTTTTCCTTATGAAGGGTTACAAAATCATAACTTCTACTTGATTTGCTTGTAAAAGTATACATCCCGTCTTCAGGAATATTTATGTATCCTTTAAACCTTAGTGCAAACTTGTTTTTATTTTCAAAAGGCATGCTAGTAAATGTGTCTATTATTTCTACCTTTTTTGGTTTTAACTCATTCAAATCTGGTATCTTATCTTTTTTACCAGATTCTTTATAATAATTTCTGATAATACCAGATTTGGCTTCTAAATTAACACCTGCAATTAGTTCTGGAATCAACATTTCAAAACTAGCTTCTTCACTTTCAAGTATTTCACGGTTTTCTTTCCAAAACGTTTTAGCTTTAATCAAAGTCTTATCTGAAATTACCACAGAATGCTCATATTTTGGCGATGCTTGCGTAGGTTCTGTACCATCTATGGTATAATGAATGTCTCCAGTATTGCCATTACGCTCTATATAAAATTGCCACTTACCATTAATTAATTGAGGTATTTCGACAATTACAGGAGTTTGACGCAACCTTGTAAATTCTTTAGTTCTTGTAAACGCTACAGGGTCTCCATTTTTCTTAACATAAATCACTGTTTTTAAGGTTGTCGTACTTGTTATGATTATTGGTTCTGCGTATTTTGTAGAATGGTTAGTAGGTTCGCTACCATCTGTAGTATAATAGATCTCCGTATTATCCTTGTCTCTGGATTTTATTTCTATTGACAAAGAATCTATAAATTTCTCATTGTCATAAATAAAGGAAATTGGTGCTCTGGATTTTGGTGCAAATACCATAGAGGTTTCTAACCAATTACCACAGCTACAGCCTCCACCTGCTTCAGGAGACAATATCATACCCTGTGCAGGAATTGTACTTAACCAACAATCTGGACGTAAACGATCCCATTGAGAAAATTTATTAGTATCAAAGTTAAATTGAGTGACACTACCGCCTCTATAGAATATAGATTGTTCTGACAAAGCATATGAAGCACAGCCATGACCCGCTTTAGGCACCTCTTCTTTTAGTAATTCTCCCGTGTTTAATTGATACATGGCTGGTTTTACAATTAAACGGTTGTTTACAATGGCAGGTCTTGAAAAATGCCCTCCATGATCACCAGAAAACCATTTTTGTTCTTTATGCCAGATAAGTTCTCCGTTGGTGGCGTTATAATTATATATATAATACTTACCTCCATTTGAAGCTAAAATGACATTTTGATCAGCATTTCCAGCCATAAAATAGGTAGTCACTCCTGCTTTAGTATTTATGGCTTTTTCCCAATTTAATTTTCCCGTTTCTATGTTTAATGATACTAAATATAAATTTTGAAAAATGCTTGGATCTGCTCTTTGGTCTTTTGATAATTTAAATCCACGATTTCGAGATTCTACAAAACTAATTTGATTATTTTGTATCGTAATTGTTGTGTTTAGGATATATGTTG from Flavivirga spongiicola encodes:
- a CDS encoding endonuclease/exonuclease/phosphatase family protein, with product MKKSLLIVILFVSAIAICQEPIININFDSGKIAYQEKSVESPPPHILAAQQYNFTKGLSGRALDLSENVALRMPLKLQEAMELEYKEKQSFSVQIWVKTLPDAQQGTPIIGNKKNSDKEHKGWLISSTENGGWIFSISDGKKHYIYKPSAARMPINDGEWHQIAITVNQDKDEVWMYYDGINVAIYNTPGLKDLSSEWITTIGGTASNWSYLGQMEAFNGYLDNIKIWDDVITSDTVSKAYQQYFSLEALNSNPVNQIKLMSWNIWGGGREFGTHVNLKRVIESIKNTHADVITLIETYGSGEKIADALGYHFYLISSNLSIMSRYPMKETIKGFDAFNFGGAILQLGEQQEIVIFDTWLDYLPDYSKNVRIGKMTAKELEKDETKSRLAEIKTILKDISTYTENANNTPIIMAGDFNTNSHLDWTEETKGSHLGYVIDWPVTKEMDKAGYIDSYRKVKPSPLKYPGYSYWPYSYEQKDERFVKDRIDFIFYKGNKLRTISSEVVDYHPVMFPSDHAFVVTTFGLK
- a CDS encoding endonuclease/exonuclease/phosphatase family protein, coding for MIHRAFLIAVIVVITSSFQHKPNDLEDSKTIKIMTYNIWNGFDWGKDEARRDEFVTWVDFHKPDVLALQELCGYTQETLLREAKKWGHPYAEILKTSGYPVGITSNKPIQVKAKILDGMHHGALHCKTNGIDFFVIHFSPFSYKKRHLEAKTILEKLFQISKEQNKYIVLGDFNAVSPFDADLYKNKANLISTMKASEVEHDHVRNLCHGDLEYGVMGALLGYPLIDVTQRYTTGWDNRISCPTRVFETKKGDKPNENSKRIDYILASPFLAEKCINAKVLNQKETYYLSDHYPVLAEFEL